From Aquabacter sp. L1I39, the proteins below share one genomic window:
- a CDS encoding MbcA/ParS/Xre antitoxin family protein, with the protein MTTLLSAAARPEAGPVVTKAALRAADQLGVTARILATVIGVSEATVSRMKRGEFGLEPGTKPFELAILFVRLFRSLDAIAGGDARIAASWLVNPNTALDAQPIEKVQTVSGLVDVIAYLDARRALV; encoded by the coding sequence ATGACAACTCTTCTGTCCGCCGCCGCCCGCCCGGAAGCCGGCCCGGTTGTCACCAAGGCTGCTCTTCGTGCCGCGGATCAGTTGGGCGTGACCGCACGGATCCTCGCCACCGTCATCGGTGTCAGCGAGGCGACGGTCTCGCGCATGAAGCGCGGCGAATTCGGTCTTGAGCCTGGGACGAAGCCGTTCGAGCTGGCGATCCTCTTCGTGCGTCTGTTCCGCTCCCTCGACGCAATTGCGGGAGGCGACGCCAGGATCGCGGCAAGCTGGCTCGTCAATCCCAACACCGCTCTCGACGCCCAGCCGATCGAGAAGGTGCAAACCGTGAGCGGACTCGTCGATGTCATTGCCTATCTGGACGCGCGTCGCGCTCTCGTCTGA
- a CDS encoding head-tail joining protein codes for MEAFRAALDTLFADPNLGETAIWQAGGVGPSVPVRVIRRRPDAVVEFGASRALMATVLIDLRRTDAAAIDEGDLVVIGTETFKIIGSPASDPMGLVLSCEAVKV; via the coding sequence GTGGAGGCCTTTCGTGCCGCGCTCGACACCCTGTTCGCGGACCCAAACCTCGGCGAAACCGCCATATGGCAAGCAGGCGGCGTCGGCCCGAGTGTCCCCGTTCGCGTCATCCGCCGCCGCCCGGACGCCGTGGTCGAGTTCGGCGCGTCCCGCGCCTTGATGGCGACCGTTCTCATCGACCTGCGCAGGACCGATGCTGCGGCAATCGATGAGGGCGATCTCGTCGTGATCGGGACGGAGACCTTCAAAATCATCGGCTCGCCGGCATCCGATCCCATGGGGCTCGTCCTCTCCTGCGAGGCGGTCAAGGTCTGA